From Glycine max cultivar Williams 82 chromosome 11, Glycine_max_v4.0, whole genome shotgun sequence, the proteins below share one genomic window:
- the LOC100789679 gene encoding uncharacterized protein codes for MEASQSHFHVRSNSLPSRPHPLILQCNEHLDRLRSSNETSSSSSSLSHKLGGLQDLHECVEKLFHLSLSQEALHHECQENRVDELLNGSLRLLDVCTAAKDSLLHTKECMRELQSVMRRRKGGEVELKAEVKKFLISRKVVKKAISKALANLKGTRKNCNISSANKDNQLVSLLESVEVITLSTFQSLLQLISGTTQSKSNSWSLVSKLMQTKKVGCSQLADESEFAQLDEELQSCMFAQTSKFENTNNLQTQLEKVESLSQDLEEGLEFLFRRLIKTRVALLNILNH; via the coding sequence ATGGAAGCCTCTCAATCTCATTTCCATGTTCGTTCAAACAGCTTGCCCTCTAGACCACACCCTCTCATCCTACAATGCAACGAGCACTTGGACAGGTTAAGGTCTTCCAATGAaacctcctcttcctcttcatcCCTTAGCCATAAGCTAGGAGGGTTGCAAGATCTGCATGAATGTGTCGAAAAATTGTTCCATCTTTCCCTCTCCCAAGAAGCACTTCACCATGAGTGTCAAGAAAACCGGGTAGATGAGCTTCTGAATGGATCCTTAAGGCTCTTGGATGTGTGCACAGCCGCTAAAGACTCTCTATTGCACACAAAAGAGTGCATGCGAGAACTTCAATCAGTTATGAGAAGGAGAAAGGGAGGTGAAGTGGAGCTCAAGGCAGAGGTTAAGAAGTTCTTGATTTCAAGGAAGGTGGTGAAAAAGGCCATCTCAAAAGCCTTGGCAAATTTGAAGGGTACTAGAAAAAATTGCAACATCTCATCTGCAAACAAAGACAATCAATTGGTTAGCTTATTAGAGAGCGTGGAAGTGATCACTCTATCAACATTTCAGTCACTACTTCAATTGATCTCAGGGACTACACAATCAAAGTCAAACAGCTGGAGTTTGGTTTCCAAGCTAATGCAGACCAAGAAAGTAGGTTGCTCACAATTGGCAGATGAAAGTGAATTTGCCCAACTTGATGAAGAATTGCAATCATGCATGTTTGCCCAGACAAGCAAATTTGAAAACACGAATAATCTGCAAACCCAATTGGAGAAAGTGGAGTCTCTTTCTCAAGATCTTGAAGAAGGGCTTGAATTTCTCTTTAGGCGTTTGATCAAGACTAGAGTTGCCCTTCTTAACATTCTCAATCACTAG
- the LOC100790220 gene encoding glucose-1-phosphate adenylyltransferase large subunit 1, translated as MVSACVTLKANTHLVKSRKDNTFRQDGGFLGERIKGGLNYSPWIINQLASTSSLRTQEKVNKAKPGVVSAVLTSSNIKESVAFQMPSFLRRKADPKNVVSVILGGGPGIQLFPLTKRAATPAVPVGGCYRLIDIPMSNCINSGLNKIFVLTQFNSASLNRHISRTYFGNGINFGDGCVEVLAATQTQGEAGNNWFQGTADAVRQFTWVFEDAKHANIENVLILAGDHLYRMNYMDLVQSHVDRNADITVSCAAVGESRASDYGLVKADARGRIIQFSEKPNGADLKAMQVDTSVLGLPLHEAKRSPYIASMGVYVFKTDVLLRLLKWRYPTSNDFGSEIIPAAVRENNVQAYFFIDYWEDIGTIKSFYDANLALTEENPMFKFYDPKTPIYTSPRFLPPTKIDKCRIVDAIISHGCFLRECTVQHSIVGERSRLDYGVELQDTVMMGADYYQTESEIASLLAEGKVPIGIGRNTKIRNCIIDKNAKIGKDVIIMNKDGVQEADRPEDGFYIRSGITVILEKATIEDGTVI; from the exons ATGGTGTCTGCCTGTGTGACCTTGAAAGCCAATACCCATTTAGTAAAATCGAGAAAAGACAATACTTTTCGTCAAGATGGTGGTTTTTTGGGTGAGAGAATCAAAGGGGGTCTGAATTACAGTCCCTGGATCATTAACCAATTGGCCTCAACTTCAAGTTTGAGAACCCAGGAGAAGGTGAATAAGGCCAAACCTGGTGTTGTTTCTGCTGTTCTTACATCAAGTAACATCAAAGAATCAGTG GCCTTTCAAATGCCATCGTTTCTCAGAAGAAAGGCTGATccaaaaaatgttgtttccgTCATATTGGGAGGGGGCCCTGGAATTCAACTCTTTCCTCTTACCAAACGAGCTGCCACACCTGCT GTTCCTGTTGGTGGATGCTACAGGCTTATAGACATCCCAATGAGCAACTGCATCAACAGTGGCcttaacaaaatatttgtacTGACACAATTCAACTCTGCATCCCTCAACCGTCACATCTCCCGCACCTATTTTGGAAACGGAATCAACTTTGGGGATGGATGTGTGGAG GTTCTGGCGGCTACTCAAACACAAGGAGAAGCTGGAAACAACTGGTTCCAAGGAACAGCAGATGCTGTGAGGCAATTTACATGGGTATTTGAG GATGCCAAGCACGCAAACATTGAGAATGTATTGATCTTGGCCGGAGATCATCTATACCGAATGAATTACATGGACCTTGTGCAG AGTCACGTTGACAGAAATGCAGATATTACAGTATCATGTGCTGCTGTAGGTGAAAG CCGTGCATCAGATTATGGATTGGTCAAGGCAGATGCCAGAGGTCGCATCATCCAATTTTCAGAAAAACCCAACGGAGCTGATCTGAAAGCAATG CAAGTAGATACCTCTGTGCTCGGGTTGCCACTCCATGAAGCAAAAAGGTCACCATATATTGCATCTATGGGGGTTTATGTATTCAAGACAGATGTTTTACTCAGGCTTCTGAAATGGAGATATCCTACATCCAATGACTTTGGATCTGAAATCATTCCTGCAGCTGTGAGGGAAAACAATGTCCAA GCGTATTTTTTCATTGACTATTGGGAAGACATTGGaacaataaaatcattttacgaTGCTAACTTGGCTCTTACTGAAGAG AATCCAATGTTCAAATTTTATGACCCCAAGACACCCATTTACACATCTCCAAGATTCCTACCACCAACAAAGATTGACAAATGCCGG ATTGTGGATGCAATAATCTCCCATGGATGTTTCCTGAGAGAATGCACTGTCCAACATTCCATTGTGGGCGAACGTTCACGTTTGGATTATGGTGTTGAACTCCAG GACACTGTAATGATGGGAGCTGACTATTACCAAACTGAATCCGAAATTGCTTCTCTGCTGGCAGAGGGGAAGGTTCCCATTGGGATTGGAAGGAACACAAAAATTAG GAACTGCATAATTGACAAGAATGCAAAGATCGGGAAAGATGTCATCATCATGAACAAAGAT GGCGTTCAAGAAGCAGATAGACCAGAAGATGGATTTTACATTCGATCAGGAATCACAGTCATATTAGAGAAGGCAACAATAGAAGATGGCACTGTCATATAA
- the LOC100795495 gene encoding F-box protein At2g16365, translating into MKAERVSSRRKSISLSIMMPDDVAAQAFHDGDRVEAQAMHRNQSAWMAHWKQTSYKSATPACKNLGVDSEVRKEKEDSGAEQHDLLGGLDSSMRAGAVGEAARATSVTFSNEADDEKSKKAGCDPKPFPTFKFSRKLDGRLSLQREQHDGEGGKSETEPCSGDGNVSLNRAGTSGVGLSLASAHAPPKIEALAKECQVLSQEVLPTALVMKSPWDVEQKNLAVSTSPWNDFAKSASDIVPNGRDKGKTVMPQFTHEPFEICQSSYHLASRGQFTSTKYHTFSSLLISEKKMSSLLDPQKSSFSRWMQGGIAHLPHDSMAGSDDRLYFIRGQHHEIEKYVANPNITCQTESSKSAKPQNLYGLSSLVAQVPCSIRDVGSMKIYTSIDSVEESSRGHPKISQTTHHFLMSKKTDVNFSDRGQFFREPIAPIKSKGSAFNEILDFSPPTSGHALKGLKLEDLGSPIKSEGKENVQDFKYPTCLKNESSAETDTMDMDALHKNNPPGDVPFQTNKCSKDSQNSLTSQGATISAREKTIAKSVNTTIPDINQEPQELLTEESPVVDRETSTSRTHSLDLDHFLSHADEHARSSSGNSSLRTDPSSRWVKRLKLCTLGSANGTESTKIGETSSHEKVNNILGKILKDSKTSLEPKMVHHAEGQMVPDLSTTVSTNGKSSLTAAKKTVEITLSHPWIQRWSHDRSASSQKRHEIGELHEPKSSTAVLKELKKKQFPSIAAMALMGKAMNNLNPSELIKKGPVIVWNMKGF; encoded by the exons ATGAAAGCTGAACGTGTGAGTTCCCGGAGAAAGTCAATCAGTCTATCAATCATGATGCCTGATGATGTTGCTGCACAAGCATTTCATGATGGTGATAGGGTTGAAGCTCAGGCAATGCATAGGAATCAATCGGCGTGGATGGCTCATTGGAAGCAAACAAGTTATAAATCAGCAACCCCTGCTTGCAAGAATTTAGGGGTTGATTCTGAGgtgagaaaagagaaagaagacagCGGTGCTGAGCAGCATGATTTACTTGGTGGGTTAGATAGTTCCATGCGTGCTGGAGCAGTTGGAGAAGCAGCTAGGGCCACAAGTGTTACCTTCAGCAACGAGGCAGACGATGAAAAATCTAAGAAAGCAGGCTGTGATCCCAAACCATTTCCTACATTCAAATTTTCTCGAAAGTTAGATGGAAGATTGTCTCTGCAGAGGGAACAGCACGACGGGGAAGGTGGAAAATCTGAAACCGAACCCTGCTCTGGAGATGGCAATGTTTCTCTCAACAGAGCTGGGACTTCTGGAGTAGGCTTATCATTAGCATCTGCACATGCTCCTCCTAAAATAGAAGCACTAGCAAAAGAGTGCCAAGTATTGTCTCAAGAAGTTTTACCGACAGCTCTGGTGATGAAATCTCCTTGGGATGTTGAACAGAAGAACCTAGCTGTTTCAACATCACCATGGAATGACTTTGCAAAATCAGCTTCTGACATAGTGCCAAATGGACGTGACAAAGGGAAAACTGTGATGCCCCAGTTCACCCATGAACCTTTTGAAATTTGTCAATCAAGCTACCATTTAGCATCCAGAGGGCAGTTCACAAGTACCAAATATCATACCTTTTCATCTCTTTTAATCAGCGAGAAGAAAATGAGTAGCCTCTTAGATCCTCAAAAATCTTCTTTTTCAAGATGGATGCAAGGTGGTATTGCTCATTTACCGCATGATTCCATGGCTGGTAGTGATGATAGATTATACTTTATTCGTGGTCAGCACCATGAGATTGAAAAATATGTTGCTAATCCAAATATTACATGCCAGACTGAATCCTCAAAGTCAGCTAAACCACAAAACCTTTATGGACTAAGCTCTTTGGTTGCACAAGTGCCTTGTTCTATTCGTGATGTGGGGTCTATGAAGATATACACCAGTATAGATTCGGTTGAAGAATCGTCAAGAGGTCATCCCAAAATTTCCCAGACAACTCACCATTTTCTAATGTcgaaaaaaactgatgttaacttctCTGACAGAGGTCAGTTCTTTAGAGAGCCAATAGCACCTATCAAATCCAAGGGAAGTGCTTTCAATGAGATCCTTGATTTCTCTCCACCCACGAGTGGCCATGCTCTGAAAGGTCTGAAGCTGGAAGATCTAGGGAGCCCCATAAAGAGTGAAGGAAAGGAAAATGTCCAAGATTTCAAATATCCAACATGCCTGAAGAATGAGTCATCTGCTGAAACAGATACTATGGACATGGATGCTTTACATAAGAATAATCCTCCCG GTGATGTTCCATTTCAAACAAATAAG tGCTCCAAGGATAGTCAAAACTCGCTTACGTCTCAAGGTGCAACAATTTCTGCTAGAGAGAAAACCATAGCAAAATCAGTGAATACAACAATACCAGATATAAACCAAGAGCCTCAGGAGCTTCTTACTGAGGAAAGTCCTGTGGTTGACAGGGAGACTAGCACATCAAGAACCCACAGCCTTGATTTGGATCACTTTCTTTCTCATGCAGATGAGCATGCTAGGTCAAGTTCTGGCAATAGTTCTTTAAGAACAGACCCAAGCAGCAGATGGGTCAAAAGACTCAAGTTGTGCACATTGGGCTCTGCTAATGGTACTGAGAGTACAAAAATTGGAGAAACGTCTTCACATGAAAAAGTTAACAATATACTTGGCAAAATTCTGAAAGATAGCAAAACTAGTTTGGAACCCAAAATGGTACATCATGCTGAAGGACAGATGGTACCGGATCTATCTACAACAGTATCAACAAATGGCAAGTCCTCTTTGACTGCAGCGAAGAAAACTGTAGAAATTACCCTTTCACATCCCTGGATTCAGAGATGGAGTCATGATCGTTCTGCATCTTCCCAAAAGAGGCATGAAATAGGGGAGCTTCATGAACCAAAGTCTTCAACTGCTGTGctaaaagagttaaaaaaaaaacagtttccGAGCATTGCTGCCATGGCCCTGATGGGAAAAGCAATGAACAATTTGAATCCCTCTGAGCTGATAAAAAAGGGACCTGTGATAGTTTGGAATATGAAGGGATTTTGA